Part of the Prunus dulcis chromosome 8, ALMONDv2, whole genome shotgun sequence genome is shown below.
GCCTATGAGTTCAAGGGCATTGGGGTCAGTGAGATAGATTATTGGCACAGTTTCTGAGCAAGATATGATGAGTATCCAATGACGGATACTCGTTGATTTGTGATGTctgtgggagcatatattttcgtctccaatcagggcacgGCCCGttgaaaagaagattatctcttaaattaattaattgggataaatatcttaattaatatgatataatctttatttaaagagataatatcattaattcagatattatcctaataaagagaagataatatcatttaattcagatattatcttcttaagagataatatcattaattcggatattatcaagtccgactcgatccctacgaaaccctagccccgaggctcctataaatagacgacctcattcatcataCAAGGTACTTCAAAAAACTTACTCcttatacccgagaaaaatagCCGAAGCtctttctccctctccactctccatattttctctacatggctccggccacccggtttacaCCCTACATACAACTCTGTACCCTTtccttagctattgttttcctacaaacactcgaactaacttaggcatcggagggcctttggccaacaccccccaggtgtggtctatttactccagtcttttttacaggaatcgaggaagagagagaaggaagatcgaaggttgaaggatccagaagcgaatattctcccgtgagattatttgcacaaacatttggtgctttcattgagagcacgagttatactcaacgcatgctcaaggaatccgttcctcctattttccaatccaccgaagccttccaaacaaccatggttggaagcaagcgCACGAGGAGCAAAACCGCCGCGATGGCTCAATCCGTGACGGCCCAAAGCTACTCCTCCCACGATCTAGCGATCGACATGGTGGCTCAACCATCTCTCGCCGCCATGAACCCACAACAAACCCTTGTTGTTGCACAACAGCAGCCGCCCCGTGTGATTGGAACCACCGTGCCACCCGCCGGACTCGCAGTTAGGACCACCGCACCGGCGTCAAGGCCCCGTGGCCGAATCTAGCCACCTTCGTAGCACCACCGCCGAGCATGGTGGAACCTCACATCAAGGTGGGCTCACTACCACCGCCGACTTTGGCCCAATCTTAGAGCAACTTCAAGCATTCCCTCCATTACCTCCACGCTCGACTCATGCTCCCGCCTACACATCCAATGGAACCCTAGCACGTGTGcaattgggctccacacatTTCTTTCCTCccgatccacgaagtcaagtaGACCTTAATCTAAGAGTTGACCAACTAACTCAGAGAATGGACgaccaaaacaatttgatgaggcaattcctcaaccaaataaacttggctcaaaaccttgaCCTTGGACAACAGGGTGAAGAGAGAAGGATGAACAAACACGCCGATAGGCAGTTCGGTGGGAACCAAGCAGGTTGAGCAAGAGAAAGTAGACAAGGAAATGCACAACAATGCAATAAGCTCACTGACATGTCGCAAGCATCCGCAAGCCACACTCTGAGCAGACGAAGTCTCCCATCCAGATTGAACTTAAGGACCAATGTGCACGATAGGTTAAGCACACAACTTGGCATCCGCGCCCGCTAGCAGAGAAATATTTATGAAAGGCTAGGCCCCCGGAGAGGTCAACTTGATAACCCGCACAATGAGGACAGTGAAGAAAGGCGCTCTACTACTTTCTctcgaagaaccaattctcgtAGCCAAGTTACAGAAAATTCCTCGCAAACGCAATCCACCAACACGCTGCCTAGGCAGCGCAACAGAGAAAGTCGACCCTTGCAAACCAATGAGGAAGTTAATCAGCCTCGCCCAAATCGTAAAGGTCATCAACGTGGCCGACCAGCCATGTGTGCCGAAGACGGTGAGAAACTTGTGAATAACCGACTTCGAGACTTAAAGATTGGAGGAAATTTTGAAGATGCACTACGCATGGAGGTAGACCAAGCAAACTCCTCACCTTTCACCACCGAAATCGAGCAAGCTCCCCCGAAACGATTCTCAACGCCCTTTTTCACATGCTTCAAAGGGGATTCCGATCCTGAAAGCCTCTGAAGCTTTTCAAGAGCCTTATGATCCTACACAAAATTGAAGACGCGCTAATGTGCAAGGTCTTTGCAATGACTTTGTGAGGAGCAGCTTAGGACTGGTTCCACACCCTGCCATCCGGGTCGATCAGCAGCTTCAAAGAGCTTGCTTATGTCTTCACCAAAGAGTACACTTCTTATCGgacgatcaagaagaaccctgaCCATCTGTTCAACGTGCAAAAGAAGTCTGATGAATCCCTCCGAGACTACatcaagaggttcaaagcaGAGAGGGCAAACATTGTAGGATGTGATGACCAAATTGCATCCTCCGCCTTCAAGAGGGAGTTGCCAATTGAATGTAAGCTATATCGCGAGCTGACCATCTCTCCCCACCAAACATTGATAGAAGTCTTTGCTACAGCAGAGCGCTACGCACTATGGGACGATGACCAGATTGCCGCGAAGAAGGCTGATCAAGCAGCTAAGCAGGCAAGCAAAGAGAACGGCAAGCGCAGATCACAGCCTCAGGAAGGTGCTCCAACAACAGAGAAGTACACCAAGTTCACTATCCCGATACACCAGATCCTAGCTCAAGTAAATGACATGCCTTGGTTGAAGAAACCATCACCTTTAAAGGGAAACCTAACCAAGAAGGATACCAGTAGATACTTCACATTCCATGAAGGGTATGGTCATTATACAAACGACTGCTTCGCCTGAAAAAGGTACCTTGAAGATCTAGTCAGAGACGGCCATTGCACGGAATTCATCTCAATGGGGGCTATTCAACAAATCAAGGATTGTGACGCAACTAACAATGAGCCTCCACGAAAAAAGCCATATGGATCAACACGATCCTAGCTTACTCTAAGAGCCCAGGCTGACCACCAGGGGgcagaagagaaagatcaagCACGCGACTTTCGTCTTNNNNNNNNNNNNNNNNNNNNNNNNNNNNNNNNNNNNNNNNNNNNNNNNNNNNNNNNNNNNNNNNNNNNNNNNNNNNNNNNNNNNNNNNNNNNNNNNNNNNNNNNNNNNNNNNNNNNNNNNNNNNNNNNNNNNNNNNNNNNNNNNNNNNNNNNNNNNNNNNNNNNNNNNNNNNNNNNNNNNNNNNNNNNNNNNNNNNNNNNNNNNNNNNNNNNNNNNNNNNNNNNNNNNNNNNNNNNNNNNNNNNNNNNNNNNNNNNNNNNNNNNNNNNNNNNNNNNNNNNNNNNNNNNNNNNNNNNNNNNNNNNNNNNNNNNNNNNNNNNNNNNNNNNNNNNNNNNNNNNNNNNNNNNNNNNNNNNNNNNNNNNNNNNNNNNNNNNNNNNNNNNNNNNNNNNNNNNNNNNNNNNNNNNNNNNNNNNNNNNNNNNNNNNNNNNNNNNNNNNNNNNNNNNNNNNNNNNNNNNNNNNNNNNNNNNNNNNNNNNNNNNNNNNNNNNNNNNNNNNNNNNNNNNNNNNNNNNNNNNNNNNNNNNNNNNNNNNNNNNNNNNNNNNNNNNNNNNNNNNNNNNNNNNNNNNNNNNNNNNNNNNNNNNNNNNNNNNNNNNNNNNNNNNNNNNNNNNNNNNNNNNNNNNNNNNNNNNNNNNNNNNNNNNNNNNNNNNNNNNNNNNNNNNNNNNNNNNNNNNNNNNNNNNNNNNNNNNNNNNNNNNNNNNNNNNNNNNNNNNNNNNNNNNNNNNNNNNNNNNNNNNNNNNNNNNNNNNNNNNNNNNNNNNNNNNNNNNNNNNNNNNNNNNNNNNNNNNNNNNNNNNNNNNNNNNNNNNNNNNNNNNNNNNNNNNNNNNNNNNNNNNNNNNNNNNNNNNNNNNNNNNNNNNNNNNNNNNNNNNNNNNNNNNNNNNNNNNNNNNNNNNNNNNNNNNNNNNNNNNNNNNNNNNNNNNNNNNNNNNNNNNNNNNNNNNNNNNNNNNNNNNNNNNNNNNNNNNNNNNNNNNNNNNNNNNNNNNNNNNNNNNNNNNNNNNNNNNNNNNNNNNNNNNNNNNNNNNNNNNNNNNNNNNNNNNNNNNNNNNNNNNNNNNNNNNNNNNNNNNNNNNNNNNNNNNNNNNNNNNNNNNNNNNNNNNNNNNNNNNNNNNNNNNNNNNNNNNNNNNNNNNNNNNNNNNNNNNNNNNNNNNNNNNNNNNNNNNNNNNNNNNNNNNNNNNNNNNNNNNNNNNNNNNNNNNNNNNNNNNNNNNNNNNNNNNNNNNNNNNNNNNNNNNNNNNNNNNNNNNNNNNNNNNNNNNNNNNNNNNNNNNNNNNNNNNNNNNNNNNNNNNNNNNNNNNNNNNNNNNNNNNNNNNNNNNNNNNNNNNNNNNNNNNNNNNNNNNNNNNNNNNNNNNNNNNNNNNNNNNNNNNNNNNNNNNNNNNNGTGAACTAGATCACACACGGACTACTTTACAGAGCAGATCACGATCTCCAAGCTTGTCTGCAGGAGGCTTGAGTGGAACGTCCCAAATATTGTGCATATCGCCAATCTGCTTGCTATCTGCACCAACGAGATGTTTAACCCTAGCTGACGACGGGGGAACATCTCCTACTTGACTCTTCTCAACAGAAAGGATCCTTGGCTTCTTCCTTAATGGTGACACATCCTTCGCCCGCGAAGTCGCAGCTTCATTTATTGAAGACTTGACATCAGCCTTCCTTCTTTATGGGGGTCCGGCAGAACACTCCTCCTACCCAGCCGGCAGAACATCAGAGACTGGACCATTCTGCTTCCATCTGTCAACACCTTGGGCAGGGGGTAGACCACCAACTTTTTTCCAATACTCGCTCAGTAGCAACCAGCGGCCACCGCCTCTCTAACTGTCTTCGGCCGCCAGTCACATCGTCAACCAGCCTAGTCCTACCCAACTGGTCCTCGTCGCGAAAAAGAGAAGacgaagaaa
Proteins encoded:
- the LOC117636996 gene encoding uncharacterized protein LOC117636996 codes for the protein MAQSVTAQSYSSHDLAIDMVAQPSLAAMNPQQTLVVAQQQPPRVIGTTVPPAGLADWFHTLPSGSISSFKELAYVFTKEYTSYRTIKKNPDHLFNVQKKSDESLRDYIKRFKAERANIVGCDDQIASSAFKRELPIECKLYRELTISPHQTLIEVFATAERYALWDDDQIAAKKADQAAKQASKENGKRRSQPQEGAPTTEKYTKFTIPIHQILAQVNDMPWLKKPSPLKGNLTKKDTSRYFTFHEGYGHYTNDCFA